The following are encoded in a window of Deltaproteobacteria bacterium genomic DNA:
- a CDS encoding acyltransferase, with amino-acid sequence MGILRLFLALSVVLAHSGGLFGFQLLGGQIAVEIFFIISGFYIAFILDKNYQFRLKNFYYNRFLRIVPLYLLVFIICLSVDFFLIQINLIPAFSPSFWRNWAEFSIIQKITILFSNLFIYGQDIFYFLNYTKLDGFYGSTSLNNPAYQFLFITTAWSLSLEEWYYMIIPLIYNFRKLLIYLFFGFLSIKFCTLYYDLSDPWSYRFVLSEFSLFIMGILMYRFGNKIPKIHISLSIILIICSVLVYNNLKNNIIYFLIVIINSISINSLFEKFRENKEDRIIGEYSYPLYLVHYPVIVILNYLNLDLFSLNKTVFSVCVIIFSFICANLLLKFQIPIERIRDRLRSEL; translated from the coding sequence ATGGGCATTTTAAGACTATTTTTAGCTCTTTCTGTGGTTTTAGCTCATTCTGGTGGATTATTTGGATTTCAACTGTTAGGTGGGCAGATTGCGGTAGAAATATTCTTTATCATTTCAGGTTTTTATATTGCTTTTATATTGGATAAAAACTACCAATTTCGTTTGAAAAATTTTTATTATAATAGATTTCTGAGAATTGTTCCTCTTTATTTGTTAGTTTTTATTATATGTCTTTCTGTCGACTTTTTTTTAATTCAAATTAATCTTATTCCAGCATTTAGCCCATCCTTCTGGAGGAATTGGGCAGAGTTTTCAATTATTCAAAAAATCACTATCTTATTTTCTAATTTATTTATTTATGGGCAAGATATATTTTATTTTTTAAATTATACAAAGCTAGATGGATTTTACGGTAGCACAAGTCTTAATAATCCTGCCTATCAATTTTTGTTTATTACAACTGCCTGGAGTCTTTCATTAGAAGAGTGGTATTATATGATAATCCCACTCATTTATAATTTTAGAAAACTTTTAATTTATCTTTTTTTTGGATTTTTATCCATAAAATTTTGTACACTTTATTATGATCTTAGCGATCCGTGGAGTTACCGATTTGTTCTTTCGGAGTTTTCATTATTCATAATGGGTATTTTAATGTATAGATTTGGGAATAAAATTCCCAAAATTCATATCTCATTAAGTATCATATTAATAATTTGCTCAGTTTTAGTTTATAACAATTTAAAAAATAATATAATATATTTTCTTATTGTAATAATTAACTCGATTTCAATAAATTCGTTGTTTGAAAAATTTAGGGAAAATAAGGAAGATAGGATTATTGGTGAGTATTCTTACCCTTTATATTTAGTTCATTATCCAGTTATTGTTATATTAAATTATTTAAATCTAGATCTGTTTTCACTGAATAAGACAGTATTCTCTGTATGTGTGATTATATTCTCATTTATTTGTGCCAACTTGTTATTAAAATTTCAAATTCCAATTGAAAGAATAAGAGACAGGCTACGCAGTGAGTTATAA
- a CDS encoding DegT/DnrJ/EryC1/StrS family aminotransferase, which translates to MKIPLNTSTFNELEINAAIDVLHSGFLTMGEKCFKFEDEFARYIGAKNAIYVNSGSSANLLAFFALVNSFCPTSKFGGQKLNPGDEVIVPAVTWSTTIWPVVQAGLTPVLVDSDPYTLQMDPNAVRKAITSKTKAICPVHVLGNAVQLNEISNISKEHKLWLIEDTCESLGTKYSDKYVGTYGDIGTYSFFFSHHITTIEGGMIVTNNDDMAELFRAMRAHGWTRHLKDRKKQENLYPEIDPRFLFITTGFNLRPTEINAAFGLQQLKKLSQFNQSRRDVTDFWITELDEIIKNGLIKPMQITENTIPTWFGFPIICESKKLRNGLQAHLEKNGIETRPIICGNLARQPALKSVNHRIASELTGADKVMDQGLFWGSHPMMTQEEKEYVLKVVKEFFK; encoded by the coding sequence ATGAAAATTCCTTTAAATACCTCAACTTTCAATGAATTAGAGATTAATGCAGCAATAGATGTCCTTCATTCTGGTTTTCTTACGATGGGTGAAAAATGTTTTAAATTCGAGGATGAATTTGCAAGATATATTGGAGCAAAGAATGCAATTTATGTAAACTCTGGCTCCAGTGCAAATTTATTGGCCTTTTTTGCATTAGTGAACTCATTTTGTCCGACTAGTAAATTTGGTGGGCAAAAATTAAATCCTGGTGATGAAGTGATTGTTCCGGCCGTTACTTGGTCAACTACCATTTGGCCCGTAGTCCAGGCAGGTCTTACGCCTGTTTTAGTAGACAGTGATCCATACACACTTCAGATGGATCCGAACGCTGTCCGCAAAGCAATCACCAGCAAAACAAAAGCAATTTGTCCTGTTCACGTTTTGGGAAACGCTGTTCAATTAAATGAAATTTCAAATATTTCAAAAGAACACAAGCTTTGGCTTATTGAAGATACCTGTGAATCCCTAGGAACAAAGTATAGTGATAAGTATGTTGGAACATATGGTGATATCGGGACTTACAGCTTTTTCTTTTCGCATCATATTACGACAATCGAGGGTGGAATGATTGTGACCAATAATGATGATATGGCTGAACTTTTTCGAGCCATGCGAGCTCATGGATGGACAAGGCATCTGAAGGATAGAAAGAAGCAAGAAAATTTATATCCTGAAATCGATCCAAGATTTTTGTTTATTACTACTGGTTTTAACTTAAGACCAACGGAAATAAATGCTGCCTTTGGTTTACAGCAATTGAAAAAATTGAGTCAATTCAATCAATCAAGAAGAGATGTTACTGATTTTTGGATTACCGAACTCGATGAAATAATTAAAAATGGTTTGATAAAGCCTATGCAGATTACCGAGAATACAATTCCAACATGGTTTGGATTTCCAATAATTTGTGAATCAAAAAAGTTAAGAAATGGGCTGCAAGCTCATCTTGAAAAAAATGGTATTGAAACCAGACCAATCATTTGTGGAAATCTTGCTCGTCAACCCGCTTTGAAGTCTGTAAATCATAGGATAGCTAGCGAGCTAACTGGTGCAGATAAGGTTATGGATCAGGGACTATTTTGGGGATCACATCCAATGATGACACAAGAAGAAAAAGAATACGTACTCAAAGTAGTAAAGGAATTTTTTAAATGA
- a CDS encoding NAD-dependent epimerase/dehydratase family protein yields MNYKDQTNLEDFSNETRSFFKGKKTVVTGGSGFIGSHLVEQLLTLGAKPIVLTRQDRPENLKNCFDQIQIKKTDLNNYETTLSAIKGSDVVLNLAASVAGIEYNKNHPATIFQDNLQSFFNVIKAANESKVSRFLVTSSACVYPRHCLIPTPETEGFKDEPEPTNSGYGWSKRMEEYLGQKYAEEYGLSVAIGRPYNAYGPRDNFDPKSSHVIPALILKAVNAKDGFFDVWGDGTHSRSFLYVEDFARGLLEVAAMYPKADALNIGADEEISICELAQMIANIVGKRIGKSITPKFNPSGITGQPRRKCSVEKIQSAIGYKANINFNKGLEKTIDWYLNGNK; encoded by the coding sequence ATGAATTATAAGGATCAAACAAATTTAGAAGATTTTAGCAATGAAACACGTTCTTTTTTTAAAGGAAAAAAAACTGTTGTTACCGGCGGTAGTGGTTTTATTGGGAGTCATCTTGTTGAACAACTTCTTACTTTGGGTGCAAAGCCAATTGTTTTAACCAGGCAAGATAGGCCAGAAAATCTTAAAAACTGTTTTGATCAAATTCAAATTAAAAAGACCGACCTTAATAATTATGAAACGACTTTGTCGGCAATAAAAGGCTCCGATGTAGTTTTAAATTTAGCTGCATCTGTTGCTGGGATTGAATACAATAAAAATCATCCTGCAACCATATTTCAAGATAATTTACAATCTTTTTTCAATGTTATTAAAGCGGCTAATGAGTCGAAGGTATCAAGATTCTTGGTTACTAGTTCTGCCTGTGTTTACCCTAGGCATTGTTTGATTCCAACTCCAGAGACAGAAGGCTTTAAGGATGAACCTGAACCTACGAATTCAGGCTATGGTTGGTCAAAAAGAATGGAAGAGTATTTAGGTCAAAAATATGCAGAAGAGTATGGTCTTTCGGTAGCAATTGGTAGACCCTATAATGCTTATGGCCCCAGAGATAATTTTGATCCTAAATCATCGCATGTTATACCAGCTTTAATTTTGAAAGCTGTAAATGCAAAAGATGGTTTTTTTGATGTTTGGGGTGATGGGACACACTCAAGATCATTTCTTTATGTTGAAGATTTTGCACGAGGTCTTTTAGAGGTAGCGGCAATGTATCCTAAAGCTGATGCTCTTAATATAGGGGCTGATGAAGAAATTTCAATTTGTGAATTAGCGCAGATGATTGCAAATATTGTTGGTAAGAGAATAGGAAAATCAATTACACCCAAATTCAATCCTTCGGGAATTACAGGTCAGCCAAGAAGAAAATGTAGTGTAGAAAAGATCCAGTCAGCAATTGGTTATAAAGCAAATATAAATTTCAATAAAGGTTTAGAAAAAACTATAGATTGGTACTTAAATGGAAATAAATAA
- a CDS encoding DegT/DnrJ/EryC1/StrS family aminotransferase, whose translation MNQFIPFLDLKKSVQGQRQKLNEAWDRVLDSGHFVLGKELTTFEEKFAKAISSEWSLGCANGTDTLEIGLKALNIGPGDEVITTPLTAMPTLMGISATGATIRLADVNAHDGLISTKEILKTISSKTKAIVPVHLYGQICDMEEITSIAKKNNIKILEDCAQSFGAKRNGKSSGSWGDLASWSFYPTKNLGALGDGGALSGNTAELKNLVSYLRNYGQSKTYHHDFIGRNSRLDELQAAILSERLDFSQSELKARLNIANFYLTELKNKIKIISSNLITDSTYSCYHLFVISCPYNRDLFQQNLKEQGVGSLVHYPIPAHKQKAFSFLKYSLDDFPNANSLSQTVLSLPLNPYMSELEMKRVSDAVKKIV comes from the coding sequence ATGAATCAATTTATACCATTTTTAGATCTAAAGAAGAGTGTTCAAGGGCAAAGACAAAAACTCAATGAAGCTTGGGATCGAGTCCTTGATAGTGGCCATTTCGTTCTTGGAAAAGAACTAACCACTTTTGAAGAAAAATTTGCAAAAGCAATTTCCTCTGAATGGTCTTTAGGATGTGCAAATGGCACAGATACGCTAGAAATTGGATTAAAAGCACTTAACATTGGTCCTGGAGACGAAGTGATTACAACTCCATTAACTGCTATGCCAACATTAATGGGTATTTCAGCAACAGGAGCCACAATTAGGCTGGCTGATGTTAATGCACATGACGGTTTGATTTCTACCAAAGAGATCCTTAAGACAATTTCCTCAAAAACTAAAGCAATAGTCCCTGTACATCTTTATGGCCAAATTTGCGATATGGAAGAAATCACTTCGATTGCAAAAAAAAATAATATAAAAATCCTTGAAGATTGTGCTCAATCATTTGGCGCCAAAAGAAATGGAAAAAGTTCAGGATCTTGGGGGGATTTAGCCTCATGGTCTTTTTATCCAACTAAAAATTTAGGTGCACTAGGCGATGGTGGGGCCTTATCTGGAAATACAGCCGAACTTAAAAATCTCGTGTCCTATTTGAGAAATTATGGTCAGTCAAAAACATATCATCATGATTTTATTGGAAGAAATAGTCGGTTAGATGAACTCCAGGCGGCAATTTTATCTGAACGATTAGATTTTTCCCAATCAGAATTAAAAGCGCGATTAAATATTGCAAATTTCTACTTAACTGAACTTAAGAATAAAATAAAAATTATTTCCAGCAATCTAATAACAGATTCAACATATTCATGTTATCATCTTTTTGTTATATCGTGCCCTTACAATAGAGATCTATTTCAACAAAATTTAAAGGAGCAAGGAGTTGGCTCACTTGTCCACTACCCAATTCCGGCACATAAACAGAAAGCATTTTCATTTTTGAAATACTCGCTAGACGATTTTCCAAATGCAAATTCGTTAAGCCAGACTGTTTTATCGCTACCTTTAAATCCATATATGAGCGAGCTTGAAATGAAAAGAGTTTCTGATGCTGTTAAAAAAATTGTCTAG
- a CDS encoding glycosyltransferase family 39 protein → MSYKKISSNVLFLLIPLISATIYWLFNPDLDWAESVLGFPFGDSKAWFEKAIWIKDGKGINDSHRPMFSILLANWFLVFPATYFYTKLFTVFLFTLTGFSLGIVLKISLGFIPALMGVLFYSLSDGLIQYSLIPQSELGGALFSFFFLYAFMYSFSQDNKKNWFLAGVLLALATLCRPLILVCLPLWVLTIFIKTKTLKNILYFIIGINVLLIPWLVRQKYFYNVFSISTSMTENLYAASDTRYGKWSTKIFDDLVIGFENYDVKQKNIYFFDLFKENIINYPTFYFKNILHKTIEGLSIVDFDVNYNIFNLLQGLLVLVLIAQLLRLKDLRINVLIIYIFSSLIGLSIFGMNGKTSLVDMRVQLMYIPIIFALIAFIVLNLFDKKYFVLIINFENKYEYIPTLKKILFFICCTSVFFIIKNIFFSKSIFEDKYFLTEKNRTIVQSEKQKYGDINRNNLIENSGKIVVVSGWITHPIMAIKAYKESNYPLVFLKTENFDRQVFILNSKEVSDVPVIFPNISNKLNAYDPVLVVGRLKIDKNYRSTGFKLYAEKIYNLRKGSYEIFE, encoded by the coding sequence GTGAGTTATAAAAAAATCAGTTCAAATGTATTGTTTTTATTAATACCACTTATTTCAGCTACTATATATTGGTTGTTTAATCCAGATTTAGATTGGGCTGAATCAGTTTTAGGTTTTCCATTTGGTGATTCAAAGGCCTGGTTTGAAAAGGCTATTTGGATTAAAGATGGGAAGGGAATCAATGATTCTCACAGGCCAATGTTTTCTATTCTTTTAGCTAATTGGTTCTTAGTTTTTCCTGCTACTTATTTTTATACAAAACTATTCACTGTTTTTTTATTTACTTTAACCGGATTTTCGCTAGGTATAGTTTTGAAAATATCTTTAGGTTTTATACCTGCTTTAATGGGTGTTTTATTTTATTCTTTATCAGATGGGTTGATTCAGTATTCCTTAATACCCCAAAGTGAGCTTGGCGGAGCCTTATTTTCTTTTTTCTTTTTATATGCTTTTATGTATTCATTTTCTCAAGATAATAAGAAAAACTGGTTTTTAGCTGGTGTTTTGTTAGCTCTTGCGACTTTATGTAGGCCATTGATTTTAGTATGTTTGCCGCTGTGGGTGTTAACAATTTTCATAAAAACAAAAACTCTCAAAAATATATTATATTTTATTATAGGAATTAATGTATTATTGATTCCATGGTTAGTTAGGCAAAAGTATTTTTATAATGTTTTTTCTATCTCAACATCGATGACAGAGAATCTATACGCTGCGTCCGACACAAGATATGGGAAGTGGTCTACAAAAATATTTGATGATTTAGTAATTGGCTTTGAAAACTATGATGTAAAACAAAAAAATATTTATTTTTTTGATTTATTTAAAGAAAATATTATTAACTATCCAACATTTTATTTCAAAAATATTCTTCATAAGACAATAGAGGGATTATCTATTGTTGATTTCGATGTTAATTATAATATTTTTAATTTGTTGCAGGGTTTATTGGTGTTAGTGCTGATTGCTCAGTTACTAAGATTGAAAGACCTTAGAATTAATGTATTAATAATTTATATTTTTTCATCATTGATTGGTTTGTCTATATTTGGCATGAATGGAAAGACAAGTTTGGTTGATATGAGAGTTCAGCTAATGTACATACCAATTATATTTGCGCTAATAGCTTTTATAGTATTAAATCTTTTTGATAAAAAGTATTTTGTCCTAATTATTAATTTTGAAAATAAGTATGAATATATTCCAACTCTGAAAAAAATATTATTTTTTATATGTTGTACGAGTGTTTTTTTTATCATTAAAAATATTTTCTTTTCAAAATCAATATTTGAAGACAAATACTTTTTAACTGAAAAGAATAGAACAATTGTACAGTCGGAGAAACAAAAATACGGAGATATCAATAGAAACAATTTAATTGAAAATAGTGGTAAGATTGTTGTCGTTTCTGGGTGGATCACACATCCAATTATGGCAATTAAAGCTTACAAAGAAAGTAATTACCCTTTAGTCTTTTTGAAAACTGAAAATTTTGACCGTCAAGTGTTTATTCTAAATTCAAAGGAAGTTAGCGATGTGCCAGTTATATTTCCAAACATTTCCAATAAACTAAATGCATATGATCCAGTTCTAGTTGTTGGAAGGTTGAAGATTGACAAAAACTATAGATCAACAGGATTTAAACTTTATGCTGAGAAAATTTATAATTTAAGAAAAGGGTCTTACGAGATTTTTGAATAG
- the gmd gene encoding GDP-mannose 4,6-dehydratase: protein MKKALITGITGQDGSYLAELLLEKGYEVHGVIRRSSSFNTGRLLHLYKDLHDADVRMFLHYGDLSDASSLEKLVDKVQPTEVYNLGAQSHVRVSFDEPIYTSDIVGMGSLRLLEAIKNVGATREIRFYQASSSEMYGKVQAIPQNEETPFYPRSPYACAKVFSYWQTVNYREAYNMHASNGILFNHESPRRGETFVTRKITRALARIVAGTQKKLYLGNLDAKRDWGYAKDFVEAMWLMLQVEKGDDYVVATNQTWSVKDFLERAFKIVGLNWQDYVEIDERYFRPTEVDLLIGDYAKAKEKLGWVPKTSFDELVKIMVLGDLKSEGVEHKAKL, encoded by the coding sequence ATGAAAAAAGCATTGATAACTGGAATAACTGGTCAAGATGGATCATATTTAGCCGAGCTATTATTGGAAAAAGGATATGAAGTCCATGGTGTTATAAGAAGATCATCATCGTTTAATACTGGTAGATTGTTGCACCTTTATAAAGATTTGCATGACGCTGACGTCAGAATGTTTTTGCACTATGGCGATTTATCGGATGCTAGTTCGCTAGAAAAACTTGTGGACAAAGTTCAACCTACTGAAGTTTATAATTTAGGTGCGCAGAGCCACGTTCGAGTTTCATTTGATGAACCAATTTATACTTCAGACATCGTAGGTATGGGTTCGCTTAGACTGTTAGAAGCTATTAAAAATGTTGGAGCAACAAGAGAAATTAGATTTTATCAAGCATCGAGTTCGGAGATGTACGGTAAAGTACAGGCTATTCCACAAAATGAAGAGACGCCATTTTACCCGAGAAGCCCGTATGCATGTGCGAAAGTGTTTAGTTATTGGCAAACAGTGAATTACCGAGAAGCATATAACATGCATGCTAGTAATGGGATATTATTCAATCACGAAAGTCCAAGACGTGGCGAAACTTTTGTAACAAGAAAAATAACAAGAGCATTGGCAAGAATTGTTGCTGGCACCCAAAAGAAATTATATCTGGGAAACCTAGATGCAAAAAGAGACTGGGGTTATGCCAAAGATTTTGTAGAAGCAATGTGGTTAATGCTTCAGGTTGAAAAAGGTGATGATTATGTTGTCGCAACAAATCAAACGTGGAGTGTTAAAGACTTTTTAGAGAGAGCGTTTAAAATTGTAGGTTTAAATTGGCAGGATTATGTCGAAATTGATGAAAGATATTTTAGACCTACAGAAGTCGATTTATTAATAGGTGATTACGCCAAAGCAAAAGAAAAGCTAGGTTGGGTGCCAAAAACAAGTTTTGATGAGTTAGTTAAAATTATGGTTTTGGGTGATTTAAAATCTGAAGGTGTTGAACACAAAGCGAAATTATAA
- a CDS encoding GDP-mannose 4,6-dehydratase: MNLNNSFENKNIVITGGLGFIGSNLAERLCQFGANVTLLDSMLPDYGGNERNVEKIKDKVKISYTDMRDPHSLPYIVKNSDYIFNLAGQISHIDSMNDPIQDLEINQKAQVYFLEAVRKYAKNSIVVHASTRQIYGKTIKTPTDENHPIAPTDVNGINKLGGELYHTLYSKVYGIKTVSLRLTNTYGPRQLIRHNRQGFIGWFMNRALLGEEIVLYGDGSQIRDFTYVDDVVDGLLLTSINEKAWGNVYNLGGIRPYTLLETANILKNLNPNLTIRFIPFPEERKKIDIGNYIADYNKIKSEINWKPKVDLPDGLEKMFNFYKGKLENYL, translated from the coding sequence ATGAATTTAAATAATAGCTTTGAAAATAAAAATATTGTTATCACTGGAGGACTTGGATTTATAGGAAGTAATTTAGCTGAAAGACTTTGCCAGTTTGGTGCAAATGTTACATTACTGGATAGTATGTTACCCGATTACGGTGGAAACGAAAGAAATGTCGAAAAAATTAAGGATAAAGTTAAAATTAGCTATACAGATATGAGAGACCCTCATTCGCTACCATATATAGTTAAAAATTCAGATTATATTTTTAACTTAGCAGGTCAAATTTCACATATTGATTCTATGAATGACCCTATTCAAGATTTAGAAATTAACCAAAAGGCGCAGGTTTATTTTCTTGAAGCCGTAAGAAAGTATGCAAAGAATTCAATTGTTGTCCATGCAAGTACTCGGCAAATATATGGTAAAACAATAAAAACTCCGACTGATGAAAATCACCCTATTGCACCTACTGATGTAAATGGTATTAATAAACTTGGTGGTGAGCTTTACCATACATTGTACAGTAAAGTTTATGGAATTAAGACTGTAAGTCTCAGGTTAACTAACACGTATGGGCCAAGACAACTTATCCGTCATAATAGACAAGGCTTTATTGGTTGGTTTATGAATAGAGCTTTATTAGGTGAAGAAATTGTCTTATATGGAGATGGTAGTCAAATTAGAGATTTTACATATGTTGATGATGTTGTTGATGGACTTTTATTAACCTCTATTAATGAAAAAGCTTGGGGTAATGTATATAATTTGGGCGGAATCAGGCCATATACGCTATTAGAAACTGCAAACATTTTGAAGAACCTTAATCCAAATTTAACCATTCGATTTATTCCATTCCCGGAAGAACGAAAGAAAATTGATATTGGGAATTATATTGCTGACTATAATAAAATTAAATCTGAAATAAACTGGAAACCAAAGGTAGATTTACCAGATGGACTTGAAAAAATGTTTAACTTTTATAAAGGTAAATTGGAAAATTACTTATAG
- a CDS encoding glycosyltransferase family 2 protein, whose translation MYLSIIIPIYYGSKTISRLVDSINSHIEKELDGKLYEIILVNDGSKDDTDLVCSNLAVTFPKTIKYFDLAKNFSEHNAVIAGLNNCQGMYAAIIDDDFQNPPSEIIKLLKKIQDSNADVVFAKYSQKKHHWFRNLGSKFNDYVGNIMLNKPKELYLCSFKIIRQNLIKEIIKYKGPFPYIDGLILRSTHHIETQLVIHDYRETGKSNYTLTKLISLWSNMFINFSIKPLRWSLVTGFIFSLSGFLLAIKFIIEKIIYPDIPIGWASAIVSTLIFSGVQLIVLGVVGEYIGRSYLGHTNTPQYVLRKVIANGKIIE comes from the coding sequence ATTTACCTATCAATTATAATACCTATTTACTATGGATCTAAAACAATCTCAAGATTAGTTGATTCAATTAATAGTCACATTGAAAAAGAGCTAGATGGAAAACTGTATGAAATTATTCTAGTTAATGATGGTAGTAAAGATGATACTGACTTGGTATGTAGTAATTTAGCAGTGACTTTTCCTAAAACTATTAAATATTTTGATTTAGCAAAAAACTTTAGTGAACATAATGCTGTAATTGCTGGACTTAATAATTGCCAAGGAATGTATGCAGCTATTATTGACGATGATTTTCAAAATCCACCAAGTGAAATTATTAAGCTTTTGAAAAAAATTCAAGACTCTAATGCCGATGTTGTATTTGCCAAATACTCTCAAAAAAAACATCATTGGTTCAGAAATCTAGGTAGTAAATTCAATGATTATGTTGGAAATATAATGTTAAACAAACCTAAAGAGTTATACTTATGTAGTTTTAAAATTATAAGGCAGAATTTAATTAAAGAAATAATTAAATACAAAGGACCATTTCCATACATTGATGGTTTAATTTTAAGATCTACTCATCATATAGAAACACAGCTAGTAATACACGATTACAGAGAGACTGGAAAAAGTAATTATACACTAACCAAGCTTATTTCCCTTTGGTCTAATATGTTTATAAATTTTAGCATTAAACCACTTCGCTGGTCTTTAGTAACAGGATTCATCTTTTCACTTTCTGGATTTTTATTAGCCATTAAATTTATCATTGAGAAAATTATTTACCCTGATATTCCGATCGGATGGGCCTCTGCAATAGTTTCTACTCTTATTTTCTCTGGCGTTCAGCTTATTGTTTTAGGTGTTGTTGGTGAGTACATAGGTCGCTCATATTTAGGACACACTAATACTCCTCAATATGTATTAAGAAAAGTAATTGCTAATGGAAAAATCATTGAATAA
- a CDS encoding glycosyltransferase family 2 protein, which yields MEINKVALCLLTRNELACLKVILPQIPKPSKDAGFDEIYAIDGGSTDGTVEFFKENGIQVISQSKRGRGEAFLQAFDVIKADAFLFFSPDGNEDIKDFPKFKEHLNKGADVVIASRMMKGSWNEEDHLVFKWRKWANNVFNLAVNLFFRKKGPFITDSINGYRAITKRAADVLKLDAYDYTIEYQMTIRSFKNKLNIVEFPTVEGQRVAGETGAPSFDTGVKFIKRFFNELLT from the coding sequence ATGGAAATAAATAAAGTTGCACTGTGTTTACTTACTAGAAATGAATTAGCATGTCTCAAAGTAATATTACCACAAATTCCAAAACCAAGTAAAGATGCTGGATTTGATGAAATTTATGCAATTGATGGTGGCTCAACAGACGGCACTGTCGAGTTTTTTAAAGAAAATGGTATACAAGTAATTTCACAAAGCAAACGAGGAAGAGGAGAGGCATTTTTACAAGCTTTTGATGTAATTAAGGCTGATGCCTTTTTATTTTTTTCTCCAGACGGAAATGAAGATATAAAAGATTTTCCAAAGTTTAAAGAGCACTTAAATAAAGGAGCAGATGTTGTTATAGCATCAAGAATGATGAAGGGTTCCTGGAATGAAGAGGATCATTTAGTTTTTAAATGGCGCAAATGGGCTAACAATGTTTTTAATTTGGCAGTTAATTTATTTTTTAGAAAAAAAGGTCCATTTATTACTGATTCAATTAATGGATATAGAGCGATTACGAAGCGAGCTGCTGATGTCTTGAAGCTTGATGCCTACGATTACACTATTGAGTATCAAATGACGATTAGATCATTTAAAAATAAACTAAATATTGTCGAATTTCCAACAGTAGAAGGTCAGAGAGTTGCTGGTGAAACAGGTGCTCCGAGTTTTGATACTGGAGTTAAATTTATTAAGAGATTTTTTAATGAACTATTGACATAG